The following proteins are co-located in the Tissierellales bacterium genome:
- a CDS encoding flavodoxin domain-containing protein: protein MEQLIAYYSKNGTTKSTVKKIKGVAKNNVDYVDLGKNTHINLSLYKKIYVGTGIYAGTIPKPVKKFLSNSELKNKEVAFFIHGLDSEKSHKSIIKNSIIESNWIDLCDFYYLGGQLDMKEQNILVKQVLKVIAKKKNLDINNMCNLKNKEIIDFVNFFKD from the coding sequence GTGGAGCAACTTATAGCTTATTATTCTAAAAATGGTACTACAAAGTCCACTGTAAAAAAAATAAAAGGTGTTGCAAAAAATAATGTGGATTATGTAGATTTAGGGAAAAATACTCATATAAATTTATCATTGTATAAGAAGATTTATGTAGGTACTGGTATATATGCAGGGACAATTCCAAAGCCTGTTAAGAAATTTTTATCTAATTCAGAATTAAAGAATAAGGAAGTAGCATTCTTTATACATGGTTTAGATAGTGAAAAAAGCCACAAGTCTATTATTAAAAATTCTATAATAGAAAGTAATTGGATAGACTTATGTGATTTTTATTACTTAGGTGGACAATTAGATATGAAAGAACAGAATATATTAGTAAAACAGGTTCTAAAAGTAATAGCAAAGAAGAAGAATCTAGATATTAATAATATGTGTAATTTAAAAAATAAGGAAATTATAGATTTTGTAAACTTTTTTAAGGATTAG
- a CDS encoding 4'-phosphopantetheinyl transferase superfamily protein: protein MKSYDKIVISDFECSFWGVGCYVYIIDLFSESLMLKEIYDLLSDSEKDKAGFIKSKEKKYLFLMKKGIVRKILSHYTDLKPHEITYRYNNYGKPYLADEDNIYFNISHSGKYLAIAISRENEVGIDIQVYKNTDNFYYAMNSVFTYEEKQFVLNEIEEEQIFKFTYIWSRKEAFCKCIGKGLLLNLKDISVMEKNSVYKGVTYLLNTKCKKDEYSCSIALRSRA, encoded by the coding sequence ATGAAAAGTTACGATAAAATTGTAATTTCTGACTTTGAATGTAGTTTTTGGGGCGTAGGTTGTTATGTATATATAATAGACCTATTTTCTGAGAGCCTTATGTTAAAAGAAATCTATGACCTATTATCTGATTCTGAAAAGGATAAGGCAGGTTTTATAAAAAGTAAAGAGAAAAAATACTTATTTTTAATGAAAAAGGGAATAGTTCGAAAAATATTATCCCATTATACAGATTTAAAACCCCATGAAATTACATATAGGTACAATAATTATGGTAAACCATACTTAGCAGATGAGGACAATATATATTTTAATATTTCCCACTCAGGAAAGTATCTTGCAATTGCTATAAGTAGAGAAAATGAGGTTGGAATTGATATACAAGTTTATAAAAATACAGATAATTTTTATTATGCTATGAATTCTGTTTTTACTTATGAGGAAAAACAATTTGTACTAAATGAAATAGAGGAAGAGCAGATCTTTAAATTCACTTATATATGGTCTAGAAAAGAAGCTTTTTGTAAGTGTATTGGGAAAGGATTATTACTGAACTTAAAGGATATATCAGTTATGGAAAAAAATTCAGTATATAAAGGAGTGACCTATTTATTAAATACAAAATGCAAAAAAGATGAATACTCATGTTCAATAGCTTTACGAAGTAGGGCTTAG
- a CDS encoding condensation domain-containing protein, with the protein MRVHSDEFFYLEMNKLVCDYTMYFPMIFNRNFNLDMFLKAVHHVLDSMPHLKSRCKGRFWRAQWVGFEEHKIEDITEILEVNLDYDLKLEDFYSQILKGFILLEDRKIDLEKEPPIKIKVFRDKNSKRTVVFLCIHHAIADGRGSMTLISLFEKTYRAIKNGKTLPDIKNYRKIPLKLLKDGTFKTIKNTFVKKESIDSSEIATIINECKESTKKGIDEFEVLRIPKEKVLELKNNNKKYNYTTNDIIVRKMLVITEKLNIPMGDDKKYINVGIAIDNRKNIKEDIITVTNYASMSPFYFEKDLVNDRKEFRNKIKEFKKNASGASFSKEFMLMSFFPLAIQKKVFQGPVLKMIKDMSCKGIQTTNVGEMTRFIGDFDETLEYLEFIGPAGKFGLPIVSISLYKGDLSIYFRRVNDSTGICNVIKNMFEAEIT; encoded by the coding sequence ATGAGAGTACATTCTGATGAATTCTTCTATCTTGAGATGAATAAATTAGTTTGCGATTATACTATGTATTTTCCTATGATTTTTAATAGAAATTTTAACTTAGATATGTTTCTAAAGGCTGTTCATCATGTTTTAGATTCTATGCCTCATTTAAAAAGTAGATGTAAAGGAAGATTTTGGAGAGCCCAGTGGGTTGGTTTTGAAGAGCATAAAATAGAGGATATAACTGAAATATTAGAAGTGAATTTAGATTATGATCTTAAACTGGAAGATTTTTATTCTCAAATATTAAAAGGATTTATTTTACTAGAAGATAGAAAAATAGATTTGGAGAAAGAACCGCCTATAAAAATTAAAGTTTTTAGAGACAAGAATTCTAAAAGAACTGTAGTATTTTTATGTATCCACCATGCTATAGCAGATGGCCGGGGAAGTATGACATTAATATCATTATTTGAAAAAACATATAGAGCAATAAAAAATGGAAAGACTCTTCCTGATATAAAAAATTACAGAAAAATACCTTTAAAGCTACTAAAAGATGGAACGTTTAAAACTATTAAAAATACTTTTGTAAAAAAGGAAAGTATAGATAGTAGTGAAATAGCTACTATTATAAATGAATGTAAAGAAAGTACAAAGAAAGGAATAGATGAATTTGAAGTATTAAGGATACCAAAAGAAAAAGTATTGGAATTAAAAAACAACAATAAAAAATATAACTACACTACTAATGATATTATAGTGCGGAAGATGCTTGTGATAACGGAGAAATTAAATATTCCTATGGGAGATGATAAGAAGTACATAAATGTAGGGATTGCAATAGATAACAGAAAAAACATTAAAGAAGATATAATAACAGTTACAAATTATGCCAGCATGAGTCCGTTTTATTTTGAGAAAGATTTAGTAAATGATAGGAAGGAATTTAGGAATAAAATTAAAGAATTTAAGAAAAATGCATCTGGAGCAAGTTTTTCTAAAGAATTTATGCTTATGTCGTTTTTTCCATTAGCTATCCAGAAAAAAGTTTTTCAAGGACCTGTACTGAAAATGATAAAGGACATGTCTTGTAAAGGAATACAAACCACCAATGTAGGGGAGATGACAAGATTTATAGGAGATTTTGATGAGACATTAGAATATCTTGAATTTATAGGACCTGCCGGTAAATTTGGATTGCCTATAGTCTCCATTTCTCTTTACAAGGGTGATTTATCTATATACTTTAGAAGAGTAAATGATTCAACAGGAATTTGTAATGTGATTAAAAATATGTTTGAAGCTGAGATAACTTAA
- a CDS encoding ATP-binding cassette domain-containing protein, whose translation MNAIELKNLVKKYNGVAVVDNLNLNINEGDIHGFLGPNGAGKSTTINMICGIIKPTSGKINVYSMDNKKCFNEIKNYIGLVPQNIALYTQFTARENVMFFGRLYNLKGRELKKSVDEALKLTGLSEFSDKKVEHFSGGMKRRLNISCGIVHKPKIIIMDEPTVGIDPQSRNHILNSIKVLNKNGSTVLYCTHYMEEVEAICNRISIIDYGKEIVTGTKEDLKNKVRENRVLELSLDKYDKEVILGLKSIEGVKQVNVDDNLIKIIVIKDVHNLSSIVNYLARKGLKIIHINYSDITLEMVFLTLTGNKLRD comes from the coding sequence ATGAATGCAATTGAACTTAAAAACTTAGTAAAAAAGTATAATGGGGTTGCCGTTGTTGATAATTTAAATCTTAATATCAATGAAGGAGATATTCATGGGTTTTTAGGGCCCAATGGAGCTGGTAAGAGTACTACTATTAATATGATATGTGGCATTATAAAGCCAACATCTGGTAAGATTAATGTTTATAGTATGGACAATAAAAAATGTTTTAATGAAATTAAAAATTATATAGGCTTAGTTCCCCAAAATATAGCTCTTTATACTCAATTTACAGCAAGGGAAAATGTGATGTTCTTTGGGCGACTTTACAACTTAAAGGGTAGAGAATTGAAAAAGTCAGTTGATGAGGCATTAAAATTAACAGGGTTATCCGAATTTTCAGACAAAAAAGTCGAACATTTTTCCGGTGGTATGAAAAGAAGACTTAATATTAGTTGTGGTATAGTACATAAACCAAAGATAATTATTATGGACGAACCGACAGTAGGAATTGATCCCCAGTCTAGAAATCATATTTTAAATTCTATTAAGGTATTAAATAAAAATGGATCAACGGTTTTATACTGTACACATTATATGGAAGAAGTCGAAGCAATTTGCAATAGAATATCTATAATTGACTATGGTAAGGAAATAGTAACTGGAACAAAGGAAGATCTAAAGAACAAGGTAAGAGAAAATAGAGTTTTAGAGCTATCTCTAGATAAATATGATAAAGAAGTAATTTTAGGATTGAAAAGTATTGAAGGTGTAAAACAGGTAAATGTAGATGATAATTTAATAAAGATAATAGTTATTAAAGATGTTCATAATTTAAGCTCTATAGTAAACTATCTTGCAAGAAAGGGGTTAAAAATAATTCACATTAATTATTCAGATATTACATTAGAGATGGTTTTCCTTACTTTAACTGGAAATAAATTGAGAGATTGA
- a CDS encoding ABC transporter permease, protein MIALIIQGVKYQLSDRKWVIFNIIFPIVLIALLGYFMTNVFGGEFLDDYDEIRILMVSNSQKTQYIGELLEDNFEEAVINREDSFEVGKKKILEGEFDVLLYFDKDEIQVYSTNEYINKKNIVILNINSIINMTQVPHLVIVEGLLENKSQGIEYSLNSFDYYGVVVLTMMSLYVMIVPLSIFTYDNENNIKERILMTGYSDFEYYTSRMISAIIVQILIIFPIFIITIIGFNTNWGEHPMRIFSYFIINIIMAVSIGTFIYENFKNYEKSLMIIQTVIIPLLSFLGGSYLKISSNNRIINGILNLSPLRWLNQGIMEAIYIGRYETINKFFIIALSVTGLFLVLFILQCRSRRASE, encoded by the coding sequence GTGATAGCCCTAATAATTCAAGGAGTTAAATACCAATTAAGTGATAGGAAATGGGTTATTTTTAACATAATATTTCCTATAGTACTGATTGCATTACTTGGATATTTTATGACCAATGTATTTGGAGGAGAGTTCTTAGATGATTATGATGAAATCAGGATACTTATGGTTTCCAATTCTCAAAAAACACAATATATTGGTGAATTACTTGAAGATAATTTTGAGGAAGCAGTTATAAATAGGGAAGATTCTTTTGAAGTAGGTAAAAAGAAGATTCTTGAAGGAGAGTTTGATGTTCTTTTATATTTTGACAAAGATGAAATTCAAGTATATTCAACAAATGAATATATTAATAAGAAAAATATAGTTATATTAAATATTAATAGTATTATTAATATGACGCAAGTTCCTCATCTTGTAATTGTAGAAGGGTTGCTTGAAAACAAGTCACAAGGTATTGAGTATAGCCTTAATTCATTTGATTACTATGGAGTAGTTGTTCTTACTATGATGTCACTGTATGTAATGATTGTACCTCTTTCAATTTTTACATATGATAATGAAAACAATATAAAAGAAAGAATTTTGATGACAGGTTATTCAGATTTTGAATATTATACCTCAAGGATGATTTCTGCAATAATAGTTCAAATACTAATTATTTTCCCCATATTTATAATAACTATAATTGGATTTAATACAAACTGGGGAGAACATCCAATGAGAATATTTAGCTATTTTATTATTAATATTATTATGGCAGTTTCCATAGGAACCTTTATATATGAAAACTTTAAAAATTATGAAAAGAGCCTAATGATTATTCAGACCGTTATAATACCATTGTTATCCTTTTTAGGTGGAAGTTATTTAAAAATTAGTTCAAACAACCGTATAATTAATGGAATATTAAATCTTTCCCCTCTAAGGTGGCTTAATCAAGGAATAATGGAAGCAATCTATATTGGAAGATATGAAACTATTAATAAATTCTTTATTATTGCTCTATCTGTAACAGGATTATTTTTAGTTCTGTTTATCTTGCAGTGTAGATCGAGGAGGGCTAGTGAATGA
- a CDS encoding ABC transporter permease, translating into MKNIFFLVKHNIKLLTQKSPIFTLVFIFIPILISVCLSLLIPDIRSFNGQVIDNCDSELSKLYIETIASKESINLERYNNTGNLNLEDKIRVGDISFGLVISKNFNEAIETGKYAKAFEVYCIDNDIGMETIESVIFMEAQRFNFLLTKSAAKEDKTEWVEENIKDTVNVISMNLDGTSSDYSLSNMLFSFLIMFAFMRAMNGSAVISRDKERGIYSRILISSISLEKYFLGNLLSTIIVVVFQSIISIYLITKVTGIEFGGNLAEISFILLLLSLVSVTLSNFFISITDNKEVSNILSTFVAIFLLMGGIVPVEFLPELASKLSYLIPTRWTIDCLLTLQMGNSLNDCILKIMMMIGFSVLLFLISMNLVKRKDNKI; encoded by the coding sequence ATGAAAAATATATTTTTTTTAGTGAAGCATAATATAAAATTACTTACTCAAAAAAGTCCAATCTTTACTTTAGTATTTATTTTTATACCCATATTAATATCTGTTTGTTTATCTCTATTAATTCCCGATATAAGATCATTTAATGGCCAAGTAATAGACAATTGTGATTCGGAACTTTCTAAATTATATATTGAGACTATAGCTAGTAAAGAAAGTATTAATTTAGAACGGTATAATAATACGGGCAATTTAAATTTAGAGGATAAGATAAGGGTAGGAGATATAAGTTTTGGATTAGTTATATCTAAAAATTTTAATGAAGCAATAGAAACTGGAAAATATGCAAAGGCTTTTGAAGTTTATTGTATAGATAATGATATTGGTATGGAAACAATTGAATCCGTAATATTTATGGAAGCTCAAAGATTTAATTTTTTATTAACCAAAAGTGCTGCTAAAGAAGATAAGACTGAGTGGGTAGAAGAAAATATTAAAGACACTGTAAATGTAATAAGTATGAATCTAGATGGGACTAGCTCTGACTATTCTTTATCTAATATGTTGTTTTCATTTCTAATAATGTTTGCTTTCATGAGGGCAATGAATGGTTCAGCTGTAATAAGTAGAGATAAAGAGAGGGGTATTTATTCTAGAATTTTAATATCAAGTATATCCTTAGAGAAATATTTTTTAGGGAATTTACTAAGTACAATAATAGTAGTAGTATTTCAGTCTATAATATCTATATATTTAATTACTAAGGTAACAGGTATAGAATTTGGTGGTAATTTAGCTGAAATAAGTTTTATATTACTATTATTATCTTTAGTATCAGTGACTTTAAGTAATTTTTTTATATCAATTACTGATAATAAAGAAGTATCAAATATTTTATCAACCTTTGTTGCTATTTTTTTATTAATGGGAGGTATTGTTCCAGTTGAGTTTTTACCTGAATTAGCATCAAAGTTATCCTATTTAATACCTACAAGATGGACAATAGATTGTCTATTAACATTACAGATGGGAAATTCTCTTAATGATTGTATATTAAAGATTATGATGATGATAGGTTTTTCAGTGTTATTATTTTTGATTTCTATGAATTTAGTTAAGAGAAAAGATAATAAAATCTAA
- the fdhD gene encoding formate dehydrogenase accessory sulfurtransferase FdhD, whose translation MENSIKREILEYRENSLNRKLVNILVEDKLTIYVNDNRIIEILCTLSCIEELIIGYLYSAGIIIRYSDIRKIYIEEDKLAKVYIKDNQYKQLKLKKLSNSAQNNFEVFQRHKYNNLSYINKKNFIKVNELLKAIDEFDSRSKLYNLTRGIHSCALYKGGECIIFQEDIGRHNAFDKVIGSAMKLNISFEDKYIYISGRIPSDIVIKAIKSRTSIIITLSVPTDNAIKLAEEYRITIIGKAKNGSFIVYTCANRLKW comes from the coding sequence ATGGAAAATAGTATTAAAAGAGAAATATTAGAGTATAGGGAGAATTCATTAAATAGAAAGTTAGTTAATATACTAGTAGAAGACAAATTAACTATTTATGTAAATGATAATAGGATTATTGAAATACTCTGCACATTAAGTTGTATTGAAGAGCTAATAATAGGCTATCTTTATTCAGCAGGAATAATTATAAGATACAGTGATATTAGAAAGATTTATATTGAAGAAGATAAATTAGCTAAAGTTTACATAAAGGATAATCAATACAAACAACTTAAATTAAAAAAACTCTCTAACTCTGCTCAGAACAATTTTGAAGTATTTCAAAGACATAAGTATAATAATCTATCCTATATAAACAAGAAAAATTTTATAAAGGTTAATGAATTACTAAAGGCAATAGATGAATTTGACAGTCGTAGCAAGTTATATAACTTAACGAGAGGTATTCATTCATGTGCTTTATATAAAGGGGGAGAATGTATAATATTTCAAGAAGATATAGGAAGACATAATGCATTTGATAAGGTTATTGGTAGTGCTATGAAATTGAATATTAGTTTTGAAGATAAATACATATATATTAGTGGAAGAATTCCTAGTGATATAGTAATAAAAGCAATAAAATCTAGGACTTCAATAATTATTACATTATCCGTACCTACAGATAATGCAATAAAACTAGCTGAAGAATATAGAATTACCATAATTGGAAAAGCAAAGAATGGAAGCTTTATAGTATATACCTGTGCTAACCGATTAAAATGGTAG